From the genome of Plectropomus leopardus isolate mb chromosome 9, YSFRI_Pleo_2.0, whole genome shotgun sequence:
CATGACACCCCAAGACCTGGAGCTAAGGAAGGATGAAGAATACACCATCCTGGAGATGTCTGATCAGAACTGGTGGAGAGCCAGAGATAAATAtgggtgagaaaaaaataatacgaGGCCTATGTGATCATTTCAAACAATGCCCCAAAAAGTATTCCTTTTAAgcattagttaaaaaaaacaaacaaacaatatcaaATATAATCCATTTACAGACCTGCATCCATTGAAAAACTGCAGGAGAGTTACTGTCCGAAATTATTACCAGCTACGTTTTTGCATAAGGGGAAATTCTCATTGATGCCCTTGAAGAGCTTagatgaaattaattaaaataagtgCACAATGCACTAAGAGTGGATGTGCAGAGTCTATCCGTACggatgtgtttttagtttttttttactgggctACACTTTCCCTTGTGCCACATAAATAAGGACATAAGCACATTTTATATCATGATcagtaaaaaatattcaaataccgATGATCTGTGATTTgaatgaagccaatttgcatATAGATTTGTGTATGAGATGCTACTGTATTAGTGTCTGTGAGCGCTTCGCTGTCAAGCCAAGATGTacatttgtttatattattaataaatacaatgtGCTTTCTTTTGCAGAAAGGAAGGATATATACCTTGTAATTATGTTGTGGAAGCTGGAAATGGGCTAGAAAGATTTGAGTGAGTATAGGCGTTATTGTTCTGTCTGCATTGTTACTTTATCATTAATATGTTTAAGGTCCTATATCATACTCAATTTCAGGATCATACTTATATTTGGGGTTCCTACTAGAATATGTTTACCTGctttaatattcaaaaaaactttattttcctcatattgtcaccctgaatatacctgtattcacccaCTGTCTGAAACACTCCATTTTAGTGCCTGTCCCTTTAAGCCCCCTCCCAAAATAGCCCAGTCAGTGTTTTAAGGTCTTCCATGTCTATGCTGTTggtatttctacactgtaatTGCAGCCAGGTGAATGACTGTAACAGTACTGTAGCGCAATTTCCTTCTCTTTAGACCCTTTCTCTAGAATTGCACTGCTAGACGACAACTTGGGTCGATATTTACTTCCTGACAGCTGATGTGATTCACAAAGAGTGCTGCTGGATGAGTTTTTTCTAGGGCAACAAGGAAGTAAAAAATTACCCTGGTTCCCCCAACAAGAGGCTATTAGGATTTTCCCACTGGAATTTGTATTATTGCAGAAAACAAGCTCTGTGAtacttgcaatttttttcagcaagataatcttcacaaatgaacaacaCTTATGATTTCTGAAGCGTAAATGCAACCACCAGAAGTAAAAATTTATTGTTTGGGTATAAAGGAACTACACTACAGTTGCATGACTTCAACGTTGAGCTGTAAAGCCGCATTCGCCATGATGACATTCTGTTCTCTCAATCAGCTACTTGTTAGCAACGCTTCAGAATTTACAAGTGGAGTATTTGCTGAtgattttatgtcataaaacaaaatgtgaacgTCTCTTTaccacagacctcatttcaagcatctaaccaaaaacctgtCAACTTCAAGACAAAGGAACCAGGAATGCTAAAATACTAACTGATTTCTGACTTTTAggattcctgcagcactctttacattacagaaacatttaaacagaaaatacaaagggaccattttaagattttttttgtttccagctttAGACAGTCAATATTGtgtagttgtgacatcacaacttcacagaagtCCTGACCGCTCGTTTAAAGGCAGAGTTTCTGAATATGGATAGTGTGGATTTTCTGTGGATCTAGTATTTTGACACTGTCTCAGTATTTATATATCACTTAAACCTGCTTTATATACTGTAGATAAATACATGGAAATAGTGCTTTTTACTTCCTCTTATGtacattattgtatttttgatggCTCAAGTGATAAATGTTGACAAAccaatattcagaaaaaaatatattcgaTTTTATTTTCGCAGCTGGTATTCCAAGAATATGAACCGTAGCCAGGCAGAAAAGCTGTTAAAGACTGAGGTAAACTCAATGACCGACATTCACAATGCTATAGACGGATAGCTTTGATAAGTTACCTACAAATAAGTCTAATTTAGCTGgactaaatttaatttaaacttaaacatGCTTGTGTGTTGTTTCCCAGAACAAAGATGGAGGCTTCCTGGTACGGGACTCAAGCAAAGCTGGGAAATACACAGTGTCTTTGTTCAGTAAGGGCGGCGGGTGAGTACTGTACTGCTGCAAAACTGTATCCACTGGCTCCAGTCATGTGTGAACGAATCAAAAGAAGAACTGTTTGTAATGAAAGCGGAAACAGTGGGCCACCGAGGGAGAGAGATGTAAATTATATATGCAAAACTTGGACTAATCTGCCAGCAAAACCTTTTCACCACGTACTGAGCTGTCTTGTGGATAAGGCTGAGAAGATATCACCTACTCATGCATACGTGATAAATGATAGGTTCCTGTGTTGATGAAAACCTGCAACTAAATCTGCATTAAGTTactcttccttttctctccacAGGGAAACTGGGGGAAGCTGCAGACATTACAACATCTGTACCACCGCACAGGGACAGTTTTACCTGGCAGAAAAGCATAATTTCAGCAGCATCCCAGAGCTCATCAACTACCACCAGCACAATGCAGCAGGTCGATACTGTCACTGTTTATATATGGATATCTCACAGAGcaattttcagatttaaattatttgacatttgccagaaagtaatataaaattataatgtaGTTGCCACAGCAGGAAAAAGGAAACTAGTCAACGGAAGGCAAGAAAATACAGGCACGCAAACAGGATGGAAACAGTTGAAGTCTATACATCTAAAATGTTATCCTTGTTTTGTTATCTTCTTCACTAGGTATGGTTAGCAGGCTGAAATACATTGTTTCTAACCGGGCAAGGCCGCCATCAACAGCAGGACTTGGCTATGGTAAGATTTTATCAATCTACATTAATGATACATTCTTGTTAATCATAATGTTTGGTGATAAACCTCTGGTGACTGATTAGAAATGTCTCTgcaaatacatttcataaaCCGCTAGTTCTCTCACGCTGCATGAACAGAATTTTCAAGGGTTTTAGGCGAGAGTCCCTTGATTGTGGAAggaattatttgacattttgggcaaTAAGCTTATTGTTTTTTGCGCTGATAGTCAGGTAAGATGATTGATAAAAAAATCTTGTTGAACGGTAAATACGAGGCAGGAGCCAGCAGGTGGTTATCTTAGCTTATCATAAAGATAGTAGGAGGAAACAGCTTGTATGACTCTGtccaaaatgaacaaaatctcATTAAAGCtcactgaaaaacatgttatattttttgctCGATTGGtataaacaaaatttttttaCATTGGGTTACACCTATGTGCAGGTGTTGTAGGCCAATCGCAAAGTGCTGCTCCATTGAATCATGTCTCTCTCCTGTTAATGCGTAGCCCCCTCCCTCAGTATTTAGAGTTAGGATTTGAGGTTTGGTTCAGGTTTAGGTAGGGCAGTACATATACTAAAATAGTCTTTGACAAAACACCAGGCTGCTCTCTGTCAAGGAGCAAAAATCCTGTGCAAGTTTGTTGGCTAACGAATAAACAAAATTTAGAATAAATCTAGAATCTCGCACTAACTACTCCTCGTTTGTTCATAGGGTTGTCCCTGTCTCAAAACACTCGTTTTGGAGCAACTTTGTTCCTCtctatgaaaataaaatcagccaTAATACACTTTTGTTGAGGTTAAAtggttgtttagttttttttctttcttcaagtTGTTTTTAAGGATGATTTGACATTTGAAGGAATTATTTCAGATAAAAAACCCAATATAAGGATGAAAACTTTAGTATTTAAGGAAATAACCTCAGGACAGTACTTAAGGTGAATTTTCGCAACTCACATTTTCCTAAGGAAACCTTAAGATGTTCCATGCAAATAGCCACTGGAGTCTTGTGGCAAGGCAAACGGTGGAAACTCCcgaaagtcacaaaaaaaacctccagtAAAACCacaatgtgtcttttttcacttttttggtaTGATTCACCTTTTTGTATGAATTaatcaaacaaaatttaatatGTTGATTAGTGTGCTTCAGAGGTGCTCATAGGCAGATTTCTTTTAGCGACTTCTGGCTATATCTTTGTATAGACATAATAGTGGGCAGTCTTTTCAGATTTCCCAAATCATTTACTTAATGCGGATTCTGCAAGTATAAAAGTGCTCCTCTACTCTCTCATGTTTGATCCAGGCGTTTGGGAGATTGATCCCCATTACCTCACCTTCATCAAGGAGCTTGGCACTGGTCAGTTTGGAGTGGTGAAGTATGGAAAGTGGCAGGGCCAGCATGACGTTGCCATTAAGATGATTAAAGAGGGATCCATGTCTGAAGATGACTTCATAGAAGAAGCCAAAATCATgatgtaagaaaaaataaatgactgaatttggactcttttttgggtcattcagCTTCTAACTTTCAACTACAGTTCAATGATACTGATTATTTTGTGCGCAAGACTCATAGGACTGTGAGATGTGTCACACTGGTAGTTTATATAACTTTGTGAGAAAAACCAACACATAATACATAACTTCCTTCTCCTTTTGCTCAAACCAGGAAGCTTCGCCATGAAAACCTGGTCCAGCTGTACGGTGTGTGCACCAAACAAAGACCCATTTATATCGTGACTGAGTTCCTGTCCAATGGCTGTCTGCTGACATACCTCAGAGAGGGCCTGAAGCAGCACCCGACAGCCGTCCAGCTCCTGGAGATGTGTAAAGACGTCTCCGAGGGCATGGCCTATCTGGAGTCACAGCAGTACATCCACAGAGACCTGGTGAGACACATAGATCCACTGTAGTACATGCAACACATTTCAGATCATTAAATCATGCTATGTTCAGACATACTAGGATTAGGTATTTGAAGATAACAGTAAATGTTTAATGATTACACTTAAATCAagagtcttgtttgttttgtcctcaGGCTGCCAGGAACTGTTTAGTAGATGGGAATGGCACCATCAAAGTGACTGATTTTGGACTGTCAAGGTAAAGTACTTCGTGTGAATTACAGGACACATAGAGGCACATGGTGGCGCCTAATAAAGTAGTTAAAATCTCCTTTATTTGTCTTCAGGTCAGTGGTAGTAAGTTACTCAgcatatttactcaagtactgttgGCAATTCTTAGGCACTTCAGTATTTCTAATTTATACTCAACTGCGTGTAAATATGTAAGTGATGAAGTTAATCTAACCTACAATTCAGCCAACTACAGTAAATAAACGCAAATATACATAtcctatatataaatataaacgcATATTACATATCCAATCATATGACATACAATACTgtaacacttaaaataaaagcctagtctAAATAAAATGCCTGCAGCCTTTTACTGGCCCGGTGTGGCAACACAATTTGACAAATTAACATCTGTCTCAGAAGCTCAGTTACAATGCAACTCacttttatagaagttcttgAGATGTACAGAACCTGGCTGTTGGCTCCCTGTTGGAGTtaacgttagttagctgcttataTCACACATACAAATTATATGTTTGAACTTTGGTCAGTTTGGACATAGTACTCACAACGTTAGCTTGGTACGATTCTCCAcaatttgttgctcattaccttcttcccctgtttttgtgaataaataaaattattttgaccaggtttcaaatggttaaataactAATTTGATTGTTTCCCCATCTCTggtgtgaaaggaaataaaagcctgtcctaaatataagcctgttgagctCAGCGATTTAGGCAGATAACTGCCCAGGCTATTAACTGAAGTTTTTTGTTAATAACACTTGTGGAGGCCACTTTTCTCCACAATGAGTAGTTTTCCTTTTGATGTTTTAAGTGTCATTTGACAGTCCTTCTGTCTGTACTCCTACATGTAATGCAACTTCTAATGTACTTCTATATTTTAGGTAAAGGgtctaaatacttcttccaccacttcTTTAGGTATGTCTTAGATGACGAGTACACCAGCTCAGCAGGTTCCAAGTTTCCTGTTCGCTGGTCACCTCCTGAGGTCCTCCTCTACTGCAAATTTAGCAGCAAGTCAGACATATGGGCATATGGTGAGTCAGCATAATGTGCACTGTGTTCATAACTGGTCAGTTATAAGTGTAATCTGTGTTTAAATGTCTCCACAAACCATGAATTCACATCTGTGCTGTGCATCAGAACTTTTTTAACCATGTTAACCATTTCTGTCAATGCTTAGGGGTTCTTATGTGGGAGGTGTACACTTTGGGACAGCTTCCGTATGAGCGACTCAACAACACGGAAATAGTGGACCAGGTGTCCCGGGGCCTGCGTCTCTACCGCCCCCAGCTGGCCAATGAAAGGGTCTACAGCATTATGTCAAGCTGCTGGTGTGATGTAAGTGCATTTTGTGAAGCCTCAGCAGAGGTTGTAAAGAACAATGACAGCATCCAAACACCAAATCacacagcttttcttttttattttcagaaagctGATGAGAGACCCACCTTCCAGGACCTGGTGCTGACTGTTCAGGATTTGCTGTACGAGCTTCAGTAGATCTCTAA
Proteins encoded in this window:
- the btk gene encoding tyrosine-protein kinase BTK gives rise to the protein MSDSILEEIFIKRSQQKKKTSPLNYKERWFVLTQEKISYYDFDSDKGKRKGLRGSVDLEKIKCVETVQSEANTPQERMFAFQIIYDEGPLYIFAKTDDIRAQWIKKLKEMVRFNKDLMQKYHPCFWVDGVWLCCQQEVKQAMGCKVLDNKNGFTSKQSRRRGSRKPLPPTPIEEKSIRPLPPQPPEPPSPSVGMSVIAEYSYTPMTPQDLELRKDEEYTILEMSDQNWWRARDKYGKEGYIPCNYVVEAGNGLERFDWYSKNMNRSQAEKLLKTENKDGGFLVRDSSKAGKYTVSLFSKGGGETGGSCRHYNICTTAQGQFYLAEKHNFSSIPELINYHQHNAAGMVSRLKYIVSNRARPPSTAGLGYGVWEIDPHYLTFIKELGTGQFGVVKYGKWQGQHDVAIKMIKEGSMSEDDFIEEAKIMMKLRHENLVQLYGVCTKQRPIYIVTEFLSNGCLLTYLREGLKQHPTAVQLLEMCKDVSEGMAYLESQQYIHRDLAARNCLVDGNGTIKVTDFGLSRYVLDDEYTSSAGSKFPVRWSPPEVLLYCKFSSKSDIWAYGVLMWEVYTLGQLPYERLNNTEIVDQVSRGLRLYRPQLANERVYSIMSSCWCDKADERPTFQDLVLTVQDLLYELQ